In a genomic window of Candidatus Flexicrinis proximus:
- a CDS encoding MFS transporter, translating into MQLYANLLRRNRDLRFIWFAEIISLVGDWFSQLVLLALVVSLSPGREGFAISTLILARFVPPLFLSPYAGVLLDRFNRQRLLVWSNYLRGAVGFLYLVAIADPALLWLIYLGVILQGILGTVYMPGQSALVAGVVAQEDLVVANTLSSATWSAALAAGGALAGFVGAAFGSAAALLFDALTFFVAGLLLSQVKGYVFVKPAPKPAAVPDPASAPEHDASLGESLRYVRAHRPTLATLFVKFGGSLGNVDAVMTVLGTQLFVLGAKGQLSLGIMYSAFGVGAILGPLLANILSDGTGRTLRRWILIGFIAQAAGWVILGWAGVLFVVCLGLMLRGMGGSLNWTYSSVLLQRTTPDHFRGRVFALDMTLFNLATVFSTIVQGALIDALGPSNIVIIAIGTAVLSLFPLIGWAWAQRGWPERSPGLERAQQIADA; encoded by the coding sequence ATGCAGCTTTACGCGAATCTTCTCAGGCGTAATCGCGATCTCCGCTTCATCTGGTTTGCCGAGATCATCAGCCTCGTCGGCGACTGGTTCAGCCAGCTCGTCTTGCTCGCGCTTGTCGTCAGTCTTAGCCCTGGCCGCGAAGGCTTCGCCATCAGCACGTTGATCCTGGCCCGTTTTGTGCCGCCTCTCTTTCTCTCGCCGTACGCGGGGGTCCTGCTCGACCGCTTCAATCGCCAGCGCCTGCTGGTCTGGAGCAATTATCTGCGCGGCGCCGTCGGCTTCTTGTATCTGGTCGCCATCGCTGACCCCGCGCTGCTCTGGTTGATCTACCTCGGCGTGATCCTTCAGGGCATTCTCGGCACCGTCTACATGCCGGGGCAGTCCGCGCTGGTGGCAGGTGTCGTCGCGCAGGAAGACCTCGTGGTCGCCAACACCCTCAGCAGTGCCACCTGGTCTGCGGCGCTGGCTGCCGGTGGCGCGCTGGCCGGTTTCGTCGGTGCCGCCTTCGGGTCAGCCGCCGCCCTCCTCTTTGACGCCCTGACCTTCTTTGTAGCGGGGCTGCTGCTCTCGCAGGTCAAAGGCTATGTGTTCGTCAAACCGGCCCCGAAACCCGCTGCCGTCCCTGATCCAGCCTCCGCCCCTGAGCATGACGCCTCCCTCGGCGAAAGCCTGCGCTATGTGCGCGCGCACCGGCCCACGCTGGCCACCCTGTTCGTCAAATTCGGCGGCAGCCTCGGCAACGTCGATGCCGTCATGACCGTGCTTGGCACGCAGTTGTTCGTGCTGGGCGCCAAAGGCCAGCTCTCGCTCGGCATCATGTACAGCGCCTTTGGCGTTGGCGCGATCCTCGGCCCGCTCCTCGCCAATATCCTGAGCGATGGGACGGGGCGCACCCTGCGCCGCTGGATTCTGATCGGCTTTATCGCCCAGGCCGCGGGCTGGGTCATCCTCGGCTGGGCAGGGGTCCTGTTTGTCGTCTGCCTCGGCCTGATGCTCAGGGGTATGGGCGGCTCGCTCAATTGGACCTATAGCTCGGTTCTGCTCCAGCGCACCACGCCCGATCACTTCCGTGGACGGGTCTTCGCGCTCGATATGACCCTGTTCAATCTGGCGACGGTGTTCTCGACCATCGTGCAGGGCGCGTTGATCGATGCGCTCGGCCCGTCCAATATCGTCATCATCGCCATCGGGACGGCCGTTTTGTCGTTGTTCCCATTGATCGGCTGGGCGTGGGCGCAGCGTGGTTGGCCGGAGCGATCACCCGGGCTGGAACGAGCGCAGCAAATCGCCGACGCCTGA
- a CDS encoding class I mannose-6-phosphate isomerase, with protein MYPLLLSPALHTRVWGGRKLETELHKQLPTEEPYGESWEMHDTAIVANGEHAGHALGNLVDQYGARLIGDLNDPREGFPLLLKFLDASQWLSVQVHPDDAIAAEQEGEPRGKTEAWIVLAAEPGAKLALGVLPGLTREGLAEVIRTNQIESALNYVEVKAGDVIYLAAGVVHALGPGVLVYEIQQSSDQTYRLYDWGRMGLDGKPRPLHVGKGLVATKPDQRPKPTRLPDGDGLVLSGPYFATDILHLKGEVRMLDTRGRRFHVLTVIAGTLEISANGVTASAGHGQSVLIPAAVGPYSVSGVGDLLRSFQPG; from the coding sequence GTGTATCCCCTCTTACTCTCCCCCGCGCTCCATACCCGTGTCTGGGGCGGCCGTAAGCTGGAAACCGAACTGCACAAACAACTGCCGACTGAGGAGCCTTACGGCGAGTCGTGGGAGATGCACGACACAGCCATCGTGGCGAACGGCGAACACGCCGGCCACGCGCTCGGCAATCTGGTCGACCAATACGGCGCGAGGCTGATCGGCGACCTCAACGACCCACGCGAGGGTTTCCCGCTGCTGCTGAAATTCCTGGATGCCAGCCAATGGCTGTCGGTTCAGGTTCATCCCGACGATGCGATCGCGGCCGAACAGGAAGGTGAACCGCGGGGCAAGACGGAGGCGTGGATCGTGCTGGCGGCCGAACCGGGCGCGAAGCTGGCGCTGGGTGTGCTGCCGGGCTTAACACGCGAGGGACTGGCCGAGGTCATCCGTACTAACCAGATCGAGTCCGCGCTCAACTATGTTGAAGTCAAGGCGGGCGACGTGATTTACCTGGCAGCCGGCGTGGTCCACGCGCTGGGGCCGGGCGTGCTGGTTTACGAAATCCAGCAGTCGTCCGACCAGACCTACCGGCTGTACGACTGGGGCCGGATGGGGCTGGACGGCAAACCGCGGCCGCTGCATGTGGGCAAGGGACTGGTGGCCACCAAACCAGACCAGCGCCCCAAGCCGACCCGGCTTCCAGACGGCGACGGCCTAGTCCTGAGCGGGCCGTACTTCGCGACGGACATCCTGCACCTGAAGGGCGAGGTCCGGATGCTGGATACGCGAGGAAGACGGTTTCACGTGCTGACGGTGATTGCCGGTACACTTGAGATCAGCGCCAACGGGGTTACAGCGAGTGCCGGCCACGGGCAAAGCGTGCTGATCCCGGCGGCAGTCGGGCCGTACAGCGTCTCAGGCGTCGGCGATTTGCTGCGCTCGTTCCAGCCCGGGTGA